A window of the Nibribacter ruber genome harbors these coding sequences:
- a CDS encoding alpha-ketoglutarate-dependent dioxygenase AlkB family protein — protein sequence MPLSTAFTAQFASQALPMPDAEVYLVPDFIPVKDQPKLWEALQNEVAWRQEEIKFFGKSIPQPRLTAWYGDAGKSYTYSGLTWQPLPWIPILAQLRDQLFACTGVSFNSVLLNLYRNGQDSMGWHADDEPELGPNPVIASLSLGQERSFHFRHRTQKELKQKLALPSGSLLLMAGQTQHHWQHQVPKSAKPLEPRINLTFRVIR from the coding sequence ATGCCACTTTCAACAGCATTCACCGCGCAGTTTGCCAGCCAGGCATTGCCCATGCCAGATGCCGAAGTGTACCTGGTTCCAGACTTTATTCCGGTAAAGGACCAACCTAAGCTGTGGGAGGCTCTTCAAAACGAAGTGGCTTGGCGGCAGGAGGAAATCAAGTTCTTTGGCAAGTCCATTCCGCAGCCCAGGCTCACGGCTTGGTACGGCGATGCCGGAAAATCCTACACCTATTCGGGTCTGACCTGGCAACCACTCCCCTGGATTCCAATCTTAGCCCAACTGCGCGATCAACTCTTTGCCTGCACCGGTGTTTCCTTCAACAGCGTTTTGCTTAATCTGTATAGAAACGGCCAGGACAGCATGGGCTGGCACGCAGATGATGAACCAGAACTAGGACCCAATCCTGTCATAGCTTCTCTCAGCTTAGGCCAGGAACGGAGCTTTCACTTCAGGCACCGCACTCAAAAAGAATTAAAGCAGAAACTGGCGCTACCCTCCGGCAGCCTCCTCTTAATGGCCGGCCAAACCCAGCATCACTGGCAACACCAAGTCCCTAAATCTGCCAAGCCCCTTGAGCCCAGGATTAACCTGACGTTTAGGGTGATTAGGTGA
- the kynU gene encoding kynureninase — protein MTFQNTLAFAQAQDAADSLRGFREQFHIPQHNGQDTVYLCGNSLGLQPKSARASVEEEMHKWATLGVEGHFKGDTPWFTYHKALAEPTARIVGAKPEEVIVMNQLTVNLHLMLVSFYQPKEGRYKILTEAGAFPSDQYALETQVKFHGYNPEDAIIEISPREGETTWRNEDILQAIQEHGNELALVMMGGVHYYTGQVFDMAAITKAAHAVGALCGFDLAHAAGNVPLQLHDWDVDFAVWCTYKYMNSGPGGTSGAFVHERHANNPDLPRFAGWWGHDQQERFQMKKGFIPMAGAEGWQLSNAQILPLAVHKASLALFEEAGMENLRAKSERLTAYLEFLIKELNQPKELLEIITPSGPEARGCQISLLVNQNGRQLFDTLMANGFILDWREPNVIRVAPTPMYNTFEDVYRFGQFLAAHFEIMNND, from the coding sequence ATGACCTTTCAAAATACGTTGGCCTTTGCCCAGGCCCAGGATGCGGCAGATTCATTGCGCGGTTTCAGGGAGCAGTTTCACATACCGCAGCACAACGGGCAAGACACCGTTTACCTCTGCGGAAACTCTTTAGGTCTTCAGCCCAAATCTGCCAGAGCCTCGGTAGAGGAGGAGATGCACAAATGGGCCACTTTGGGCGTAGAAGGCCACTTTAAAGGAGACACGCCTTGGTTCACCTACCACAAAGCCCTGGCCGAGCCCACCGCCCGCATTGTAGGCGCCAAGCCAGAGGAGGTCATCGTCATGAACCAACTCACCGTGAACCTGCACTTGATGTTGGTATCGTTTTATCAGCCCAAAGAAGGACGCTACAAAATTCTAACCGAAGCCGGCGCTTTCCCCAGTGACCAATATGCCTTGGAGACGCAGGTGAAATTCCATGGCTACAACCCAGAAGACGCCATCATAGAAATCTCTCCGCGCGAAGGAGAGACTACCTGGCGCAACGAAGACATTCTGCAAGCCATACAGGAACACGGGAATGAGCTAGCTTTGGTGATGATGGGCGGTGTGCATTACTATACCGGTCAGGTGTTTGACATGGCGGCCATCACCAAAGCGGCGCATGCCGTGGGCGCTTTGTGTGGCTTTGATTTGGCGCATGCTGCGGGCAACGTGCCCTTGCAGTTGCATGACTGGGACGTGGACTTTGCCGTGTGGTGTACTTATAAATACATGAACTCGGGGCCGGGCGGAACTTCAGGTGCCTTTGTGCATGAGCGTCACGCCAATAACCCAGACCTGCCGCGCTTTGCCGGCTGGTGGGGACATGATCAGCAAGAGCGTTTCCAGATGAAGAAGGGTTTTATTCCCATGGCCGGCGCCGAAGGCTGGCAACTCTCCAATGCGCAAATCTTGCCTTTGGCCGTGCACAAAGCGTCCTTGGCCTTGTTTGAAGAAGCCGGCATGGAGAACCTACGCGCTAAGAGTGAGCGATTGACTGCTTACCTGGAATTCTTAATCAAAGAGCTGAACCAACCCAAAGAATTGCTGGAGATCATCACGCCGTCTGGACCAGAAGCCAGAGGGTGCCAGATTTCTTTGCTCGTGAACCAGAACGGCCGCCAGTTGTTTGACACGCTCATGGCTAACGGCTTCATCCTGGACTGGCGCGAGCCAAACGTGATTAGAGTCGCCCCAACGCCCATGTACAACACCTTTGAGGACGTGTATAGGTTCGGGCAGTTTTTGGCGGCCCACTTTGAAATAATGAATAATGATTAG
- a CDS encoding cation:proton antiporter: MDLYLLTFVVIGAAALTMAWLPTLFQKVPLSYSILFIVVGLLIYQLPLGLPDPDPLRKNDLVLRLSELCVIITLMGTGIKINRRLTWQNWRVPLRLVSWTMLLCIAGLVALATFWLNMPLASAVLLGAALAPTDPVLAADVQVGPPSEEVEDHTRFSLTAEAGLNDGMAFPFTWLAIALALAAQGEGEAGWLGHWLSYDVLYRIMVGVGVGFLIGKLLAYLIFKLPRKGALPETHDGFVAISTTLLVYGLTEFLHGYGFIAVFITGLTIKNSEKDTTYHREMHDFTDQIERMLVVIVLILFGGSLGHGLLAALTWQGALVGLAFIFIIRPLAGMIGLLGSNVHQRERWAISFFGIRGIGSIFYLSFAFAHAKFLNPDEIWAIAGFTILLSIITHGILATPIMRYLDNRRNPEDIRVE, translated from the coding sequence ATGGATTTGTACCTTCTCACGTTTGTAGTCATTGGCGCGGCGGCATTGACCATGGCCTGGCTCCCTACGTTGTTCCAGAAGGTGCCGCTCTCGTATTCCATCCTTTTTATTGTGGTGGGGCTTTTAATCTACCAGTTGCCCTTAGGCTTGCCAGACCCAGACCCACTCCGCAAGAATGACTTGGTGTTGCGTCTCTCAGAACTATGCGTCATCATCACGTTAATGGGCACGGGCATCAAAATCAACAGAAGGCTTACCTGGCAAAACTGGCGCGTGCCCTTGCGGCTGGTGAGTTGGACCATGCTGTTGTGTATTGCGGGCTTGGTGGCTTTGGCTACGTTCTGGCTGAACATGCCGCTGGCCTCGGCGGTGTTGTTAGGCGCCGCGCTGGCACCCACAGACCCCGTGCTGGCCGCCGATGTGCAGGTAGGGCCGCCCAGCGAGGAAGTGGAAGACCATACCCGGTTTTCGCTCACGGCAGAGGCGGGTTTGAATGACGGCATGGCCTTCCCGTTTACCTGGTTGGCTATTGCCTTGGCCCTAGCAGCGCAGGGCGAAGGGGAGGCTGGCTGGCTGGGGCATTGGCTGAGCTATGACGTGCTGTACCGCATTATGGTAGGCGTGGGCGTAGGGTTTCTCATTGGCAAGCTTCTGGCGTACCTTATCTTTAAGCTTCCCAGAAAAGGCGCCCTCCCCGAGACTCATGACGGTTTTGTGGCCATCTCTACCACGCTTCTGGTCTACGGCCTCACCGAGTTTCTGCACGGTTACGGGTTCATAGCGGTGTTCATTACGGGTCTTACCATCAAGAATTCAGAAAAGGACACCACCTACCACCGCGAGATGCATGATTTCACAGATCAGATAGAGCGCATGCTGGTAGTGATTGTCCTGATTCTCTTCGGCGGAAGTCTGGGGCATGGCTTATTGGCCGCGCTCACCTGGCAGGGTGCCTTGGTAGGGTTGGCGTTTATCTTCATCATTCGTCCTCTGGCCGGGATGATTGGTTTGCTGGGCAGCAACGTGCACCAGAGGGAGCGGTGGGCCATCAGCTTTTTCGGGATTAGGGGGATAGGCTCCATCTTTTACCTGTCCTTTGCCTTCGCGCACGCAAAATTTTTAAACCCAGACGAGATCTGGGCCATAGCCGGTTTCACTATTTTGCTCTCCATTATCACGCACGGTATTCTGGCCACGCCCATCATGCGCTACCTGGACAACCGCCGAAACCCGGAAGACATACGCGTTGAGTAA